The DNA segment GAAGATGCGTTGCTGTTCCCACCCGAAAAACCAGAATGGGTTGATTACCTTTTTTTAGAAAGCACCTATGGCAATCGGTTGCACCCCGAGGAAGATGTAGAAAGCCTTTTGGTACAACTAATACAAAAAACCATTGAGGAGCGCGGTACACTCATTATCCCATCTTTTGCTGTAGAACGGTTGCAAACCTTAATGTACCTGCTATGGAGTCTGTATCAAAAAAATAAGATTCCTAACATTCCTATTTTTATTGATAGCCCTATGGGGAGTAATGTCTTATCGGTATTTGAACGTTTTCCAGAGTGGCACAAATTGACCCCTGAGCAATTTCATGCTATGAGCAACCGGATGAATGTTGTTGCTTCGTATAAAGAAACCTGGGAAACCATTGACGATCCGAGGCCAAAAGTGGTCATTGCCGGCAGCGGAATGGTTACAGGTGGACGAGTGCTCACCTATTTAAAACAGTTGATTGATCAATCAACAACCAATATCTTGTTGGTAGGGTACCAAGCCGAAGGAACCCGTGGACGCCAATTGCTAGAAGGAGCACACGAGTTAAAATTCTTCGGAAAATATTATCCCGTAAAAGCTTCTGTTCATCATGTGGAAAGCCTTTCGGCCCACGCCGACCAAAATGGATTACTGGATTGGGTAAGCGATATTAAAAACAATCCTGAAGAAGTCTTTCTTATTCACGGAGAACCTACTGCACAAGATTCACTTCGGATAAAACTGAAAGATACCTTCAATTGGAGGGCATCCCTCCCGAAACTTTATGATATTCATAATATTTGGGTTTAATCTACACGTTTCAACTACCCGCTATACCTATTTAAGTTATACAGCCAAATATAATGTGATAGAGCTTTATTTCATATGTTGGTAAGTGCTCTCTTCCGTGGGCTAATTTAAGTTGTTTTTTATTTGTATTTGTTTTGATATACCCTTCTGAATCCTGATATAGCTGACAATTGTCATAATTCAAGAACCTATCGAACGGTATCTTTGTATTGAACAAAAAAAAATAATTATGGACACTTTAAAAAATATAAAAAAGATACTAAGATACTTACTTATTTTGGTTGTTATCACACCCGTTTCTGTAGCCCAAACATATCAATTAAACAATGCTTCTTCTACCTTAAAAGTGGATGGAACTTCTAATATTCACGATTGGGAAATCATTGCAGAAAACCAACAGGGAAAACTGCTTGCCGAATTCGAAAATGAGCAACTGGTAAAAATAAAACAACTTGATTTTACAGTAAAAGCAGAAAGCCTAAAGAGCGGAAAGTCTAGAATGGATAAAAACACCTATAAGGCACTGAATACGGACAAATACAAACAAATATCTTATACGTTGACCAACGTAAATAATATTAACTGCACAACTTTAGGAAATTGTAAAGCAACCACGATGGGAGAACTTACTATTGTAGGTACTACTAAACCCATAATTATCATTTTTGATGTAAGGGTAGTAGATGACAAGATTATCCTATCTGGTAATAAGTCAATTAGAATGACCGAATATAATGTAGACCCACCCACCGCTTTACTTGGTACGATAACCACTGGTGATGAATTGAACATTATTTTTCAGTCAGTTTTCTTAAAATAATATAACACAACCCTTAACAATCTAATTCAAATTTAAAAATAGATAACATGAAAAACTCACTTAAATACTTCGGGATAGCTCTTTTAGTACTGTTTGGTTTCCAAGCTCTGGCTCAGGAAAAGCAAGCAAGGGACCTAGACAATTTTAGATATCCCGACCAAAGAGGGATTAACCAGTTTGAGGCCCCTAAAGACACAGCTACTACTTTTAATGGCGTACATGTAAGAATTGGTGGAGCATCTACAATCCAGTTTCAAGCATTAGATCACGAAAATACGGGTAACCCGGTGGATGAAAATGGTGACCCAATCTCACTTATTGAAATAGGGAACAACTTCAA comes from the Marixanthomonas ophiurae genome and includes:
- a CDS encoding MBL fold metallo-hydrolase RNA specificity domain-containing protein, translating into MKTITVQFLGAAGTVTGSKFYLETPDGNFLIDCGMFQGLKELREENWKPFPVDASKINFVFLTHGHLDHTGYLPRLFKEGFRGKIIGTPPTLAITEIILLDSAKIHEEEAERANKEGYSKHQPAKPFYTIKEAEATLRLFKNAEKDIWITLTEHIQYRFRYNGHIIGATFIELDVYGKRFVFSGDIGRTEDALLFPPEKPEWVDYLFLESTYGNRLHPEEDVESLLVQLIQKTIEERGTLIIPSFAVERLQTLMYLLWSLYQKNKIPNIPIFIDSPMGSNVLSVFERFPEWHKLTPEQFHAMSNRMNVVASYKETWETIDDPRPKVVIAGSGMVTGGRVLTYLKQLIDQSTTNILLVGYQAEGTRGRQLLEGAHELKFFGKYYPVKASVHHVESLSAHADQNGLLDWVSDIKNNPEEVFLIHGEPTAQDSLRIKLKDTFNWRASLPKLYDIHNIWV
- a CDS encoding YceI family protein, encoding MDTLKNIKKILRYLLILVVITPVSVAQTYQLNNASSTLKVDGTSNIHDWEIIAENQQGKLLAEFENEQLVKIKQLDFTVKAESLKSGKSRMDKNTYKALNTDKYKQISYTLTNVNNINCTTLGNCKATTMGELTIVGTTKPIIIIFDVRVVDDKIILSGNKSIRMTEYNVDPPTALLGTITTGDELNIIFQSVFLK